The genomic window TGAGGGAATACGTATGCTCGGCGGAGCGAGGAAGGGCaaaaaaactcatatatatatgtaagggtGGAGCTTGAAGCTGGCAAACCCACATTGGAAAAATGAGAGCTTCGGGAGGAAGCCTGCCTTGGACTAGCGACGTGCTCCCCGGTTAGAAGAAGCACGAGCGAGCACTGCTCAAGTTCGCACTACGTCAGTCTCACTCAGCAAGGCAAACACATAGAAGTAATGAAAGGAAGTGGGCACAACCATATCGAAAAAAAGGCGAGCGGGGAATAAACTCGAACAAGACCAGGGTCAGCCGACCTAGAAGAACAAACAGAAAGAGATGGATCAACGGATCCAGAGGTAGACTTGTCAAGCGACACAGACACAGATACATAAGGAATCACATCATCACCTCCCAAGTGCGACACCATGTTGACAGTGGCAGAATGATTTTGGAGAGGGTTGGTCTCAATTTTTGTCTGGTGGGGGATGACTCGTACTCGTCTTCAAAAACCAATGTATTATCTCGAAAGGCTTGCAACGTCCTGAAGGTCAAAACAGTACCTCGTACCATGACCCTTATTGCTTGTTGCTTGCGGCAATATCTACAAAACCTATCTAACTTATCATCACCAGGCTGAATGTAGTCGGAGGGAGGCAACTTAATCCTATTCATCTTCAACAAGATATCAAAATAAGACTCTGTCTTGTCAATAGGGTAACGAAAGTCCTTCCTCTGGCCTTGCTTCCTTGGGCAACCAGACTGCCCATTGCCACGACCTCGTCCTCGTCCTCCTATCCTAATTCAGCAACATGTACATACGCGCCTTGATCGCTATAGAAATCCTCGAGTGCAGTGAATAGAATGGGATAAGTAAGCTTTTTCATGAAGAAGACATTTAGCCTCCTTTTTCCTGATAGAACTGCTACTTGTGCTTGCTTACTGGACTGGCTTGGTGGGCTCCAGAAAGAAGATCTTCTTTTATCAACTACTTCGTTCTCGGCCTGGCTGGACTGCTTCCTCCATAACTGGTACTGGTGTCACTACCTATGCTGCTGATACTAAGCTGGAATCTGCTTCTCGGTCGGAACTAGTGCTGCTCCACCTTACTTATTCTAGTCTTTTTTGCATtaagaaaaatcattcaaaGGCTGCCAGGAAAGCTTACCGGAATTCTCTCTTTACTTTAAGGCTAAGGCTTTACTTCACTTCAAGCAATTGTTCTCTTCCACCGACACAGGGATAAAGAAAGACTGGTTCCCCCTTTCGAACAAAAAATTCCTCTTTCCCCTTTCACTCAAATAATGAAGTTCCGAGAACAACCTCCTTAAGAGTCATCTTAGCTTGATGTGCCGGATGTTCCCTTACTTATACTTAGTAGGACGGGTCGGTCTACTAAACCATGTTGAGGACCGACCAATGGATATGTTTGGGATAATGAGGAACTGAACCCGCGGAGATAAGAATGGAATGCCTGAGCTTATGTCTTTCGGGGCTTGGTCTGACTTCTTCGCCAGCTGGCTCGCATTCCAGTGTGGAAGTCGAATGATAAGCAATTTCATTGTTGCATTCTTTTTACGTTACGGGGGCGGGTCCTCATGGGATCAATAGCATTTCgtaggaataaataaataaataaataagtctatttaaaattcaaatcttgAGCAGAACTTGATAACGTGTATAGGCGGAAACCATAACATAAAAAGGTAGTTCATAGAGGTCTATAGTCCATTTTAATGTTCCGCTCTCTCCACAATATCCTACGACGACCTCTCTCGTCAGGGGCGAGAAGCCCTATCTATCAACAAATGATAGAGGATTGGAAGAAAAATCCCCCTAACATATATATGTTGGAAGATTGGAATATCACATAAATAGATAGTCAGAGGGGAGAAGGCTAAGTAAGCAAAACTGACGAGAGAGAAAGGCTTCGACTCCTTTTTCGTAGTCCGGTGACGGGCCCATATAGAATAGAATAGAAagaaaatcctttttttccGGTATGCCGCTCCGCAAGCAAGGAGTGCCACGCACGAGCGGAGCGAAAACTAAGCAAGGGAATTACTATAATTAATCTAATCTCTTTGAGCATGCGAAATCCTTTGATTGCGTATGGAATATACATCCATGTCTTTCTTGTTCCACTAGCAAGGCAAGGACAAAATTCTCACATGTCCGTTTCGTTATTACAACCTTCTTTCTTTATGTCAAAGACAAGAAGCTACGCGAAAATTCTTTTTGGATCTCGGTTGTTCTTAACAGCGATGGCTATTCATTCAAGTCTTCGGGTAGCACCACCAGATTTTCAACAAGGTGGAAATTCTCGTATTCCGTATGTACATGTTCCTGCGGCTCGGATgagtattcttgtttatatcGCTACGGCTATAAACAGTTTCTTGTTCCCATTAACAAAACATCCCCTTTTTCTTCGCTCTTCCGGAACCGGTACAGAAATTGGTGCTTTTTCTACTTTGTTTACCTTAGTGACTGGGGGGTTTCGGGGAAGGCCTATGTGGGGTACCTTTCGGGTGTGGGATGCTCGGTTAACTTCTGTATTCATCTTGTTCCTTATTTACCTGGGTGCACTGCGTTTTCAAAAGCTTCCTGTCGAACTGGCTCCTATTTCAATCCGTGCTGGACCGATCGATATACCAATAATAAAGTCTCCAGTCAACTGGTGGAATACATCGCATCAACCTGGGAGCATTAGCCGATCTGGTACATCAATACATGTTCCTATGCCCATTCCAATCTTGTCCAACTTTGCTAACTCCCCCTTCTCAACCCGTATCTTGTTCGTTCTGGAAACACGTCTTCCTATTCCATCTTTTCCCGAATCTCCCTTAACTGAAGAAATAGAAgctcaagaaagaaaaaaaaaaacctagttcACTCGCTGAGAGAAGCATCCATGGCTATAGTAAAAGTTCCTCTACAGGGAATAGAGGGAGACACCCATTTTTGATTCCAGCCGAGAAGACCAGGAAAAGGAGAAGGATAAAGAATGTCATATATCTCAGGAGCTAAATCAGTTCCCGATGAACAAGTAAGAATTGCCTCAACAAAAAAATGGATGGAATTGGACCTAAAAAAAGCCATTCAGGTTCGTTATCGATTAGGTATCAGTGGGAACATCAAGATGAATGAGTTAACTAAGTATCAGATCGACCAAATTGAACAAAATGATAGGTCAAGATCATGTTGTTCATTGGGAATTGAAGAGGGGAGAACGAGCAGACATCGAACGATTAATTTCTATTTCTCGTTATCGTGGAATTCGTCATCAAGATGGATCGCCCTTACGCGGTCAACGAACTCATACTAATGCAAGGACTTTTCGCAAGAAAATTCGGAAATGAAAGAAGGCTACCGAAAGCCCTTGGTACTTGTCTGATCAATCACACTGTGAAAtagttcactttttttttttcgttcgATGTCTTTCACCGGTTACTAATCACGTATACCTATAGTAGGCCCCCTTCGCCACTCCACGTCTGGCTCGGCTTGGTCTCGCTCCCTTCGCCCGCCTATCGTATCGGATCGGCTTCGTCCGTCAAGCGACTGCTTCTTCCTCTATAGGTTTCGCTATCGTGGTAGTTGTCTCTATGTAGTCGTCGGCCTTCGTTAAGCTTCGCCAGAAGCGACTAGTCGCTTCCCGAATGCCTCTTGTACTAATGTGTATGGTCTAGTCTTTCCAATGCCTCCTTCCTTGCCGCCAACGCACGCTAGACAGAGAGTAAGCAAGCTACCTTGCTTGCATTGCATTCGTTAAACGGTAGCTTCCGCGCCCTTCCTGCCTGCTGAAATTGATGTGAATGATCCTGTCTTCGACATCCTATTCagtcttattatatattttctttttgttctgtctctgttttcttttcggattccGAGGATGAGCCGGCCGATCCTAACATCATTTATGAGGAGCCGGACGACGAAGCCTCCTCCTCAGAGAAAAAGATGTCTCCGACGCGACCGGACTTCAACCAActatttggatttttgaggcggGTTCGGTCAGGAGGGAAAAAAGAGATATGCTGCTTTCTATCAGTCCCAAGCGGATACCCCCTACTTCCATGGTCTGCTTACCGAGGAAGAGATGTGGGAGGACCCGGGGCCAGAGCAAGTTGGGTTGGGGTATAGAGCCGTAAGCGCGGTGGGAGGTGACAGAGGACGTGCTCGTACGGTTCATAGTGGGGTATGATATTCCCGTGGATTGTTGGGAACTTGAAGTCCTCTATATTCGAAATATGCCTTTCTAGGAGCATTACGATCTGCAGCTCAAATGGTCTCttatgaagtctctattggTCTTATTCTTATTGTGCGCCTTGTGAGCACGTTTGGATCCGCGAAGGAAATCGCTCGGATGTTCCCCTAACCCAACCCGGGAACGGACCGGAGGGAACCGCAGCATGAGGAATGTCCGCGTCTCGTCGCAAGGCTCATTTTAGTTTTGGGTCATAGGGCGGGCAGTGCAGTCCGGGGCACAAGGGTCCTGGTACTACCCAGGTGCGAAGAACCCCGGAGGTGACTGCAATGAGCAGAAATGTCACTCACCAGCCTAAACGACGAGCAAACACTCGAACGTGAGAGCAAGGGATCACCCAACGAATGGACGAGCTCCAAGGAGGGAGGAGAGAACCATGCTTTCAGAGAAGTGGCGGTCCGAATCCACTCTAAACTGCGATAATAACTGACTAAGCCGTGCCGTAAGGGGGCATTCTCCACACGGGACGGGGCCAAGCCCAGAATGTATGGGTGACAGATCGGCCATAGGAGTACTCCGGGATATACACCAGGGCAACTAATGTCGAGCATACGACGATGCCGCCCGTTTTCATTTCGTGGAAGTCCCCGGCAGAGGAAAGGGCTGTAGGTGATGGCGCGTTCTGCTTCTTAGGGCGCTGAAATCGTTCCTATGGGGTCGTGCGTGACAGCTGGTATAGATGATGAAAGAAAGGCGGGCCGCTGGGCTTGAACCGGGACCTATTCTCTTAATAGGCGCCAAGCAAAGCGGAATAGGAAAGGGGGCCGAGCTTACTGATGAGTGCCTTTTTAGtcagaaatagaaaaaaaaagggctTGAATGTGGAGCTAACATGGCTGGCTACAAGTATAGCCAAAGAAAGATGAGACAGGACGGACTGTCAGAGGCCGCAGCGGGACTACCAGAGGAAAGCCCGCCCCCGCTAGCTAACATAGATATCTATTCTCGGTGCGCATATTCTCTTCCCGACCAGGCCAGGCCGAATCGGGCCACCACTTGGGATGGGAATGGCTCAGACCACATGCATCATTTGATGAAAGCACTCTAGTCCAGTCGCCTCCGATCAGTGTCTTGTCAACCACCGGACCCTAGCTCCTCACCAAATGCCCTTGGGTTGGGACAACACAGCACATGAGTAGTTCGCTCAAGGACCACACCCTCTCGAGAGCAGGATGCCGGCCGAGATGGAGCTGGGAGCCAACCTATACTTTCCTTGGGCTTGCCTTGCCCCAACATCTAAATAAAGGGCGGGCGCCGAAAAGGAAGCAGTCTAGCCTTTTCGACGAAAGCTTAGCTTGGTAGGCGCTGCTTACTCACCCTACTCCCTCAGACAATGCAATGCTCTGAACACGAAAGTTTGCAGTTCAGCCCCCTTCTCCCATGCGGAGTCAGAGGCAGCGCCTCGGAAAAAAGCACGGACGAGCCACATGCAGGGAAACTTGCACGTGTGGTTCTGGCCGGGGACCCCAGTATACTGTACTAATATGTGTAGGGTCCCTGTAATTCGAGTGAGATTGTCATGGCACAAAAGCAGATATGGTCCGGTATTCCCTTGTTCCCCGTATTGGTTATGTTCCTTATTCCTCGTCTAGCGGAAACTAATCGAGCTCCGTCTGATCTCCCAGAAGCGGAAGCTGAATCAGTTGCAGGCTATAATGTAGAATATGCGCGGGATGCGATCCTAAATAGTTCACTGTTGGCGGAAGCCAATGTCCCGGGGTCCCAGGGGACTCATTCTGACTTAAACAAGGGGTGGGTCTTTACCAACTTAAAAAAATCCAAGGTTTtagggaagaaaaaaagaggggCAGGGCACTCTTCATTCTTCATTCGAAACTCATGAATGTCGGGTCGGGGCTTTCTGCCTTGTTATCAAAAAGGGGAGTTGGGTAAAGCAAACTCCCTCCTTGGACGAGCACGGAGCTTAGTCAAGTAGAACCGGGTTGCGCTGCTTGATGCTCCGATCGAAAACAAATCAGTGGGGCCATGCCGGTACGACAGAATATGCGTTAGAAAGGTCAATCCCTCCCCCCTTTTTtagtcaaaaagaaaaagggccGAACTTCTAAAAAGCAGCCCGCCCGCTTCCATAGAACAATAATATCGTGGCAACGTAGACCTAAGTGGGTTTATTGGATCCTGGGGAACCATCACAAGTACGGCCGGCCTATAGAACGAGAATGCCGTGTCGTCCAGCAGAGCTTAGAAGAAGGTGACTCGGAGCCTAGAAGAAGGAAGGTGACTCGCGCAGACAGCTGACTCCTTTTTCAATAGAAAGGAATAGTCAAAACCAACCCAGCTGGCTGGTCAATCTCAGTGATCTTATCGGCCGGCAAACCGGAGACGGACGACCACGGTCCCGACCTTACCAGCACCGTAGGTTTACTAATCAATGAAGCCCCTCAACCTACTCTCTTTTCTGACAAAGTCAACCAAGCCGGAACAAACCGACATCTTGTTGATATTGATTGAGTTGGAGGAGGCAGAGACTACCACGGAATCCATCCATAAACCTACGCGTCACGACAGTTTCCAAAGGAAAGGTGACCCCTCATCTCCTCTCCAGTGGGAGGCCAAGAAGTCGGAGCACGTAGGAATGCCGACCACGTAATAAGCCACGTCTGGCTGAGGCGAGCAGCAAGCGGGGTAGAGTCAAGTAAAGTACAACAACGTTGGGGTAGGGACGCTAGTATAGTACTTAAACTAGGGTTGCTTCTTAGCGCTAATCTTGCGTTTTTTTCAGCAGGCTGTGTTAGTTGTAGCGCGCTAGCGCGCCTTCCCTCCTTCTCTCACTTCGGAAAGATTTAGCAGTATTTTCTTATGGTCTTTAGAGTACGATACATCGGTGTAAAAGATTGAGTAGGATCAGTAAGGTATGCACAGACAAAAATGGCTGTACATGCAAACCTCGTTTGGGGTTTCCCTCACTGCTATCAGTTTGTTAGTGAGAGGGTGAGTAGGCAGCGCCTTCCACGTTGGTTCCCACGTCATCCCCTGGAATAGTGGCGATACTAGGGACGTAACGTTTGAATAGGCGAGCCAGAAATGGCTCAACCTTGGCTACAAACGCACGAACTCTATCCATATTGTCCGACGGTGAGATTATAGACTTTAACGTACTTGCATTGACCTTCTTCGCcaataaataagatttttttttaataatgagaaTAAGGACAAGTAAATACGGACAAGCATGTCTGATCGGTCATACCTTACATAGATAGCCTTTCTATGAAAGGGAGAGATAATACGAGAGTACCCCGATCGTGTATGTAAGAGAGGTCGGTACTGGCAGCAGACAAGGGGCTGTGTAATGGGTCGCATCCCCCCCGGCTTATGTGATTTAGGAATCCATGATCGATACGTCGAAGAGAACTGAAAGgcagaattaattaattacctatGAATCTCCTCTACTTGGGACTTGTCAAGAACTTtacaaaaaaatgcaatttaaaAGTAGAAGTAGAAAACTCTTCCCAAAGGTagtaaataacaaataagaacTTCCTCAATAAATCTTTGATCTTCGAGTTTATTCCCCTATGTTGCCCGTGTGAAAAGAAAGATTTTCCATGTTTCCCGAGAGAGACTGCCTTCTCTCAGGCCAGAAGTCTTCTACTTCTAGTCGACTGCTCTATGACGGGCTTCCGTCTTTCCTGGGCTCTGCTCGCTCGTCTACGCTCCGACCAATTCAATTAAGTAAGTATAAATGGAAAAAACGATGTTTCCTTGCTGGTAGTATAAGAAATAGTAgtagtaaaaaagaaaaggcaaTCAATCAGAATCaaggaaaaaatgaattttcaaatgtaaataaaataaagtataagTATAAAGTAGTAGTCAAAAAGTGAACTTTTTCCGTTATATAAATGGGATCCCTATCTTTATCTCTATCCAAGGGGATACCTATCTATATAGAGAGAGATCTATCTATGAATCGATCTAGACTATCCTCTATCCGGATAGATATGTCCCTATGAGCGAGCcgatctttctttattttttcttatatgtttTGGCCACGTCCGTTTCCGCTCCGAAGAGGAAGGTTTGGATCTTTCAATCTTATGTCGTGAGGGATATGACCTATGTTAGGCCCATAAGATACCACAGCTTTTTGTGTTCTATGATTCACCTCCGAATAATGAGTAGGTAGTTCGATCCTTTTGATTCTTATCTTCCTAGTAAACGGGGATCCGGAGCAATAGGTCGAATTACTATATAAATAAGACTTGTAAACAAAAGGACTTATTGTTCGAGTAGGAAGATTTCGGTTTTTCTCCTTCCTTCTCTTCGATAATAAGAagtatttaaaatgaaacaaattccTCTTTATTCTCTTGTGCTCAGCGAAGGAACTGCCTAAGCATACTTTTTCGGATCCAAACTTCTTTGTTCTTTCTAAGTCTTCTTCTTGCATAGAAGAACGCAACTCTTGCAAAAACCGGGATTTGAGTAGTAGGCGGCACCCCCTCTGAGTTTTGAGTAGGCGGAACCATTCTGTTTTGGTTCTTCTCCACATTCTGACCGGCAGGAATTTTCCAATGATTTTTTCAACTGATATGTCGATATAGAAAGATCTCCTTATTTCTTCACCGCGGGTTCTCGCCTCACTTTCTTGAAAAGATATTAGATCACCGTGGGAAACTTTCAAATGAGTAATGCTTACCAGTCCATTATTCACACAAACCCTTCGATGACTTATCGGCTGCCTTGCTTGAGGAAGAGTGTCACGAAAATGGAGACGAACCGGAATCACGTCCGATCTTGTTTCTTGATTAAATAGAAAAGGGATATATGAAGTTCGTTCTCTTCCTCTGTGCATCTCCCTTATGGGTAAATCCCCATAATAAAGGGGCAACTTTCGTGTAGTTTGTGATTTGATGTTACTGTTTAGATTTTCTCTTAGAGAAAGATTTCTTTTAATAGATCTCCTCTTGTTCCTCAATCTTCGGAGAATGCGGCGTTGTATTAGAGAAAGTTCTCTGTTCCAAACATTTCCTGGAAGTAGACGACACGTTTTAAATCTTAATGCAGGCATGGCATATCTCGTTGAATCAGTCTTTTTCGCCACATCGCGTATAACGGGAATCGAACCCAATTCTTCCACGACCCCCACGAAAGGTCCTCCCTTAACTACGAGAATTCCTGTGGTTGCCTAGTTGTTGTCAGTTTTCATAAGTCCTAGATATACTACTTCGTAAACACTAGAGGAAACCCTATACTTACTTGACCGACTGCTAGACAGTGCTCAGGTAAAGGGCAGTGTCAGAAAGACAGCGGGAAAGCTCATAAAGTGTGGCGTTCCGAAGACTCCCTCTTACAGAAATCCGGACCTGCCTCTCCCGCAGTCAAAACTCTCCTCTCCAGTGGGATCCGCCCTCAGGCTGAGCCAGAAGCCTCGTCTCCTTCAACTGATTCAAGTTTTTCAGTCACTAAGAAAGTAATCTCACTGAACATTGGATTATAAAAAACCTAGTAATAATTACAACGCGAAATCTAAAGTCCAATATTTATATACAACACACACATATTCCTCCCTTACGAAGAAGAAAATCCAGTGGGTGGTGGAAGGCTTCAAGAGTGAAGAAAGGTTCTTAACCACCGGAGACCGGTTTTCGTGAAATTTGGGCGAGAGTTTTTCTATCCTCTCTCTCACTTTTAGGAAGATAGCCACTGTCTGTAATGATATAAGAATTTataatcactatatatatataatagggaGATCAAATTCTTGATCGAGACTCCCATAGGTGTGCTTCTTTtccatttatttcttctttttgtctttttttgttgttcttgagTAAGTCCGTGTGCAGTACGGAGCCCTTAGTCGTGCTGCGGCTCTGTGTCAGCCTTATTGATATCCGACCCTTCACAGATGTAAGAATCCGCTTAATCTACCAGGAAGGCAAATCGACATATCCGTCAGAGAATCATCCTTTCTTTCCCCCGGACTAGTAAAGGGTTGGTTTAGTTTTCTAGTATAAGAACACGTTTCAAAGCCCACCAGTCAATACCAGGGGGACCGCCTATCCAGAAAGGAAAAGACTATGTGAATAGTAACCTACAAAAAGGAGGAGAACGCCTTTGTTGAGTCTTTGTCTTCTTCCCTGGAGCTTGACTCATCTTTTTCAGACGGTGGTCTCTGAGTCACCGCGTGAGGAagcactcttttttttttcaaaactcagATAGAGCCTAGCGGGTTCTTAGGGTTGAGCTTCTGTCAGAGCTAAAGCCCACCTTTTTATCTTCTCTGACTGTAGATCTAGGATTGGTCTTTGTCTTTTTCCTCTTTACTTTGATTGATTGATATTTTAGTAATGGAATGAGAATCTTGATGAGGCTTGAGATCTGGATAGAATGACCGCCTATTTGCCACTATGCGCGCACCTcactctttattatttattttatgttattgtcTTTAGTCATCTTCTTTTATGCTCCTGTCTCAGAGAAGTGTTGACTGAAGCTCTTCCTCAGGTCATGAAATGTGAGAGATTGGTTCACTTTCTTCCTTAGGGATCCATCGTTATCGGGGCAAGCATCCCTCTTCGGAGGTTAGGATTGATTCATGTGTCAAAGGGGAGTTTGCGTTGACAGATCCTTAAGCAAATGAAGATGAtccaaagaaaagaggaaaagggCTGAACTTAAAGGGGATTGGCCGACCTGGAGACTGAGAGCTCCACTCAAGGAATCGATATGATAAAGTGTCAGTTTGACGACAGTGGGGATAAGAGTCTATATCAGTAGAATCTCCCTTTTTAAAATAGGAAACGAAAGTAAGCTCGACCAACCCTTGCTTGACCCGCTGACCTATGATCGGCGAATTTCGACATCTTTGATCCCGTCTGATGAAACCGCATCTTGTTCTGACTGTCCCTCTTACAGGGAACTCTTTTCAGGCAGACCGAGAGGAGAGAGAGGAAATAGCAAAGAATCATTCGGCGCGTAGTGAACTGCTAGAAAGATCAGCACAGCTAGGGAAGCCGTTGAAACCCGATCATTCGAAGCAGCACAGACGGACCGAGGGCCTGGTTTGTGCCTATGATGCCATTGTCAAATCACACTCGAATGGGCGAAACACAGAGAAGAAAGAGACCTTCCATCCAGCTTTCAGGTCAAGGAAGATCCCCAATAAGAGGGCGTTCCGGTCGAAAGCAAGATTAACAGCGGACTTGTAGCGTAGAAAGAATCCATAGACAGGAAGATGTTGCAGAAAGGCTTCAACGACTACATTTTGACCAAACTTCGTCCGTCCCGGCTTTGAAATCAACCTTTAGGTTGAAAAAGGATTGGTGGATCACCTCTCAGAAAGGGAGGGACAGAGGGGCACCATGCAAGAGAGACGGAGGAACTCAGTAGGGAAGCGGGGATAGAAAAAAACCTCAAAGATGAATTGAAGAGGCCCCATACATCCAACGGGCAGGGTAGAGTCTCAGACGGAGGCACGCCACCCTGCGAGAAGGAACAGAGCTTCCTGGCATCTCTTCCCTCTGACGAAGAAGTTGAAAGAGGAGACTAAGTAGCATCCATTGCCTGGCCTATGATATATGGATCACCTTTCGAAGTCGACAAAGGCTAGTTCATCACATCACATAAGTACGCTCCCGAACGACCAACTTCTTTCGTCAGGTGTAGCACATTCAATCAAGGTCAAAGTTTCCTCATTCTTGCTTGACTGAACCCTCCAGTCACGATCAACAGGGAGAGATTCATGGTCGGGAAGCAGAAAGCTTTCTccggtgaaaaaaaaaaaatccttcttcCTCAAAGGGGATCATCTACCTCTTGCGAGCGCTTTCAAGCAGTTCAAAAAGAGAATCCATATCTTTGCCTTTATAAGCACTCATCACAGGCTTTAGACGATAAGTTGGAGTCAATCCTTCTTTTTCACAAGGATAGACCGGATCCCGGGGAACCTCACAAAGTTTGATGGAGATGCTGCTCATTGACCAGCCTTTGATCCGTCAAAGCCTGAGCAGAAGTAGGTTAGGTTGTTCAAGATATACTACCCCGTTGACTCTCTATCAGTATCAGTAGGGGCGAACAAGAAAAAGCTTTGGTGGACGACCAGTCACAGTACTCTTCCTTGATCCAATGAAAAATCGTACCTCTATGGGGAAAGGCAATCCCCCATTGATCCAAGAGGCAAACATCCAAATCTAGCTAATGAAGTGAAATCAGGGGGGCAGACAAGACGTTCTCTGAAGTCTCTCTCTTTCCAGGAAGGGGTGCTTGTTCGGTGTCAGAGGATCCCTGTTCTCCTTGCATAGAAACCACCCTATGCTGGTGCTGGCTTTAGTTCTGATTGATGATTTCTCCTGTTNNNNNNNNNNNNNNNNNNNNNNNNNNNNNNNNNNNNNNNNNNNNNNNNNNNNNNNNNNNNNNNNNNNNNNNNNNNNNNNNNNNNNNNNNNNNNNNNNNNNNNNNNNNNNNNNNNNNNNNNNNNNNNNNNNNNNNNNNNNNNNNNNNNNNNNNNNNNNNNNNNNNNNNNNNNNNNNNNNNNNNNNNNNNNNNNNNNNNNNNNNNNNNNNNNNNNNNNNNNNNNNNNNNNNNNNNNNNNNNNNNNNNNNNNNNNNNNNNNNNNNNNNNNNNNNNNNNNNNNNNNNNNNNNNNNNNNNNNNNNNNNNNNNNNNNNNNNNNNNNNNNNNNNNNNNNNNNNNNNNNNNNNNNNNNNNNNNNNNNNNNNNNNNNNNNNNNNNNNNNNNNNNNNNNNNNNNNNNNNNNNNNNNNNNNNNNNNNNNNNNNNNNNNNNNNNNNNNNNNNNNNNNNNNNNNNNNNNNNNNNNNNNNNNNNNNNNNNNNNNNNNNNNNNNNNNNNNNNNNNNNNNNNNNNNNNNNNNNNNNNNNNNNNNNNNNNNNNNNNNN from Dioscorea cayenensis subsp. rotundata cultivar TDr96_F1 chromosome 9, TDr96_F1_v2_PseudoChromosome.rev07_lg8_w22 25.fasta, whole genome shotgun sequence includes these protein-coding regions:
- the LOC120268747 gene encoding putative cytochrome c biosynthesis ccmC-like mitochondrial protein; amino-acid sequence: MRNPLIAYGIYIHVFLVPLARQGQNSHMSVSLLQPSFFMSKTRSYAKILFGSRLFLTAMAIHSSLRVAPPDFQQGGNSRIPYVHVPAARMSILVYIATAINSFLFPLTKHPLFLRSSGTGTEIGAFSTLFTLVTGGFRGRPMWGTFRVWDARLTSVFILFLIYLGALRFQKLPVELAPISIRAGPIDIPIIKSPVNWWNTSHQPGSISRSGTSIHVPMPIPILSNFANSPFSTRILFVLETRLPIPSFPESPLTEEIEAQERKKKT
- the LOC120269468 gene encoding LOW QUALITY PROTEIN: ribosomal protein S4, mitochondrial-like (The sequence of the model RefSeq protein was modified relative to this genomic sequence to represent the inferred CDS: inserted 1 base in 1 codon), whose protein sequence is MWRKRLIQRDMXMPALRFKTCRLLPGNVWNRELSLIQRRILRRLRNKRRSIKRNLSLRENLNSNIKSQTTRKLPLYYGDLPIREMHRGRERTSYIPFLFNQETRSDVIPVRLHFRDTLPQARQPISHRRVCVNNGLVSITHLKVSHGDLISFQESEARTRGEEIRRSFYIDISVEKIIGKFLPVRMWRRTKTEWFRLLKTQRGCRLLLKSRFLQELRSSMQEEDLERTKKFGSEKVCLGSSFAEHKRIKRNLFHFKYFLLSKRRKEKNRNLPTRTISPFVYKSYLYSNSTYCSGSPFTRKIRIKRIELPTHYSEVNHRTQKAVVSYGPNIGHIPHDIRLKDPNLPLRSGNGRGQNI